The genomic interval GATCGGGCCGATCACCACGGGCAGGGTCACGACGGCCATCAGCCGGCCGATCCGCTCCCGGCCGGCGGCGCGCAGCAGGATGGTCTGCAGGATCGGCAGCATCAGACCGCCGCCGATGCCCTGGATCACGCGGAACGCGATCAGCGAGCCGATGTTCCAGGCGACGCCGCAGAGCATCGAGCCGATCAGGAACAGCGCGAGCGCGATGATCCACATGCGCTTGGCGCCGAAGCGGTTCGCCGACCAGCCGGTGATCGGGACCGCCATCGCGAGCGCCAGCAGGTACGCCGTACTGACCCACTGGACCGTGGACACCGAGGTGTGCAGCTCGACGCCGAGGGTGTGGATCGCGACGGTGACGATCGTGCTGTCGAGCAGCGGCGCGAGCGCGCCGAGGACAAGGACCGCGGCGAGCTTGAGCAACCCGCGGTCGAGAGTTGTAGTGGTGGTTGTAGTCATCCGGGAGGTCTCCTTAGAGACGTTGCGTCTCTTACCGGAAACAGAGTAGGCTCGGATCGTTAAGAGACGCAAGGTCTCTTTTTGAGGAGCTGGTTGCGTGGAGCGTCGGAGGGGTGCGGAGCTCGAGGCCGTCCTGCTGGACGCGGCCTGGGACGAGCTGATGGAGACCGGGTACGCACGGCTGACGATGGAGGCCGTCGCTGCCCGAGCGCACACCGGCAAGCAGGTGCTGTACCGGCGGTGGCGCAATCGGGCCGAGCTGGTGGTCGCGGCGATGCGGCACCGGACCGGTTCGATCGTGGGGAATGTGCCGCACACCGGGAGCCTGCGCGACGACGTACTCGCGGTGCTGCAGCGGATGGCGGATCGGTTCGCGACGCTCGGGCCCGACGTCGTCCACGGCTTGCTGGCCGAGGCGCCGGATCTGGATCCGGAGGTCCACACGCGGATGACGGCCGTGATGTCGACGATCATGAAGCAGGCGGCGGAGCGCGGTGAGATCCCGACGGCGGACGTGCCCGATCGGGTGCTCACCGCTCCCACCAACCTGCTGCGTCACGAGATGCTGTTCGCCCGCGAGCCGCTGCCGGCTTCAGCGCTCACGTCCCTCGTCGACGACGTGTTCCTGCCATTGGTCAGCGGAAGGCCTGAAGGTTCCGCGTGACCCAGTCGGCGAAGGTGCGTGGCGCCCGCCCGAGGACGGCCTGGATGTCGGGGCTGACCTGTTGCTCGTCGGCCGTCGGTGCGCCGAGCACGTCGAGGGTCGCTTCGACCACGGGTTCCGGCATGAACCTGATCATGCCGGTGCGAGCCTCGTCTCGGCTGAGTTCGGCGAACTGCACCGGTTGACCCAGGGCGTTGCCGATCACCTGCGCCTGCTCGCGGGGCGAGATCGCGACCGGGCCGGTGAGCGTGTAGATCGCCCCGGTGTGGCTCACGCCCGCCTGGCCCGAGTCGGTGAGTGCGGCGGCCGCGACCTCGGCGATGTCAGCGGGGTCAACGGCCGGCAGCGGGACGTCCGCGAACGGCGCGGCCATGATGCGCTGCGTTCGAATCGAATCGGCCCACTGGAATGCGTTGCTGGCGAAGTTGCCGGGGCGGAGGATCGTCCAGTCGAGACCAGACCCGGTCACGGCGTCCTCATGGACCGACGGGTGACGCTTCGAGCCGACTCCTTGCGACGACAGCAGTACGACGCGCGGGACGCCGGCTTCTCGCAGTACCTCGACGACGGGCTCGAGGTTGCCGCCGGCGAGGAAGTCGGCGGACGTGAGCAGGAAGACGGCCTTCGCGCCGTCGAGTGCGGGCTTGAGGGTCTCGGGTTTGGTCAGGTCGGCTTGATGCCCGTCGCCGCGACGGGAGACGGGTACGACGTCTTCGCCGGCGGCGATCAGGGTCTGGACGAGTGGGCGGCCTACGTTGCCGGTTGCACCGGTGATCACGATCATGGTGAGGACGCTACTTGTCGTGGGATAGTAGGTACCTAGAGGAAAGTATTGGGCGAGAGGTGACTTTGTGAGCGAGACCACAGCAGCTGTTGATCCCGTGCAGGCCTGTCCGATCGCGCCCGTGGTGGACCTGGTCTTCAGCCGCTGGACGACCCCGATCCTGTGGGCGTTGAACGAGTACGGCCGCCAGCGCTTCGTCGAGCTCGAACGCCGCATCGGCGTCATCACCCCGAAGGTCCTCACCCAACGCCTCCGCCAGCTGGAACGCGACGGCCTGGTCATCCGCGAGTACCACGCCGAAGTCCCACCCCGCGTCGAGTACGAAATCAGCCCCCTCGGCCGCAGCCTCGCCCCCCTCTTCCACGCCCTCGCCGAATGGTCCCCCAACCTCACCGAGGTCGAAGCCGCGCGCCACCACTACGACTCCACCGAACCACCCCACCGCCGCCCCTAACCGCCCATCCCACCCACCCACCCCACCCCGCGCCAGCCCAGCCCGCGCCGCCCCAGCCCAGCCCGCCCCAGCCCGCGCCTCCCCAGCCCAGCCCGCGCCCCACTCAGTCCCACGAGGTGGGTTCACCCACCGGGTGGTGGGTTACCACCCCTGCGCACCGCTGGGAAACCCACCACGAGGTGGGTGAACCCATCGCGTGGGGCGGGAGCGAGGGTGCGAGCGAGGGTGGGGCGGGAGCGAGGGCGGGAGCGAGCGAGGGTGGGGAGGGGTCAGGCGACGGCGACGAGTTCGCGGGTGTGGAGGTGGTTGAGGAGGGTGAAGAAGTGGGGGAGGGCGTCGGGGAGGCGGAGGTGGCCGGCGGCGTGGTGGTGCCAGC from Kribbella sp. NBC_00709 carries:
- a CDS encoding TetR/AcrR family transcriptional regulator gives rise to the protein MERRRGAELEAVLLDAAWDELMETGYARLTMEAVAARAHTGKQVLYRRWRNRAELVVAAMRHRTGSIVGNVPHTGSLRDDVLAVLQRMADRFATLGPDVVHGLLAEAPDLDPEVHTRMTAVMSTIMKQAAERGEIPTADVPDRVLTAPTNLLRHEMLFAREPLPASALTSLVDDVFLPLVSGRPEGSA
- a CDS encoding NAD(P)H-binding protein; this translates as MIVITGATGNVGRPLVQTLIAAGEDVVPVSRRGDGHQADLTKPETLKPALDGAKAVFLLTSADFLAGGNLEPVVEVLREAGVPRVVLLSSQGVGSKRHPSVHEDAVTGSGLDWTILRPGNFASNAFQWADSIRTQRIMAAPFADVPLPAVDPADIAEVAAAALTDSGQAGVSHTGAIYTLTGPVAISPREQAQVIGNALGQPVQFAELSRDEARTGMIRFMPEPVVEATLDVLGAPTADEQQVSPDIQAVLGRAPRTFADWVTRNLQAFR
- a CDS encoding winged helix-turn-helix transcriptional regulator → MSETTAAVDPVQACPIAPVVDLVFSRWTTPILWALNEYGRQRFVELERRIGVITPKVLTQRLRQLERDGLVIREYHAEVPPRVEYEISPLGRSLAPLFHALAEWSPNLTEVEAARHHYDSTEPPHRRP